GGCTGCGGGGAGCTCCGCCGGGGGCGGATACCCGGGCAGGACAGCCTCGCCGGCGTTTGGGGCGCGGGGTACGGGGCGGAGCCCCGACGATTCCGCCGCCGGCCTCGTCGCCGCGCTCGCCTTCCCCGAGCGGGTGGCCCGGGCCAGGGGGGCGGGGGCCTTCCTCATGGCCTCGGGGACCGGGGCCGACCTCGGTGACGGCTCGGGGCTGCGCAGCGCGCCCTGGCTGGCCGTCGCCGTGGCGGACCGGCCCCCGCACTCGGCCGCCGCACGGGTCCGGCTGGCCGCGGTCGTCGACGAGGGCACAGCCCTGACCGCCGCCGCGCACCTGCGCACGCGCACCGACGAGGTGCACTGGGAGGAGGGCGGCGACGTCGTCGCCCGGGCCGTCGACCGCCTCGGGGCGGTCGAGCTGGCCGTACGCCCCCTGCGGACCCCGGACCCGGCGCTCGTACGGGCCGCGCTGCTCGACGGGCTGCGCGCCGAGGGCCTGGGCCTGCTGCGCTGGACCCCGGACGCGCGGGCCCTGCGGTCCCGCCTCGGCTTCCTGCACCGCACGCTGGGCGGTCCGTGGCCGGACGTGGCCGACGACGCCGTTCTCGTGGAGCGGGCCGACGACTGGCTGGAGCCCGAGCTGTCCCGGGCCCGGCGGCGCGCGGACCTCGCCCGGATCGACGCCGGGCAGGCCCTGAACCGGCTGCTGCCGTGGGCCACCGGCGAGGGGGTCCGGCTGGACGAGCTGGCGCCCGAGCGCATCGAGGTGCCCAGCGGTTCCCGGATCCGGCTGGACTACTCCGCCGAGCACGGGCAGCCGGTGCTCGCGGTGAAGCTCCAGGAGCTGTTCGGGCTGGCCGAGACCCCGCGGGTGGCGGGGGTGCCGGTGCTGGTGCATCTGCTGTCGCCGGCCGGCCGGCCCGCGGCGGTCACCGCCGACCTGGCCTCCTTCTGGCAGGGCGGCTACCGTGCCGTCCGCGCGGAGCTGCGCGGCCGCTACCCCAAGCACCCCTGGCCGGAGGATCCGGCGACCGCCGAGCCCACCCGCCACACCAACGCCCGGCTCAGGCGGAGCTGAGGCCGTCCGCCTCTTCCCGTGTCCGGCGGCCGCGGGCCTCCAGCCACAGCGCCGCCCCGAGCAGGGCGAGGCCGGCGGCGGCCAGGCCCGCCGGGGCGTAGGTGTGGAGCGCGAGGACCTTCGTACGGTTCGCCTTGACCAGGTCGACGGTGTGGTCGGAGTAGTCCTCGCGCATGGTCACGTGCCCGGCGAAGGCGGTGAGCTTGCCGTCGGGTCCGCCGGAGGCGATGCCGCCGCGCATCTCCTGCTGGATGTCCTGTTCGGCGTTGACGGGCGCCCCGGTGACGGGGTCGACCCAGAACCGCACCTTGGCCGTGTACCAGAGGGTGGTGCCGGTGGCCGCCTCGATCGTGGCCGGGTCGATGCCCTCGATCGGCATCTTCTTCGGCATGGGCACCTTGGTCCACGGGACGGTCTGCTCGAAGTAGTAGACGTCCATGCCCTTGAAGCGGCGCGGTCCGACGTAGTGGATCGGCGAGGAGGTGCGGGTCTGGGCGTCGAAGTAGAGGTAGTCGCGCGGTTCGGTGAAGAAGGGCCATTTGAACTCGATGCCCTCGCGCTTGACGGCGTCGCCGTCGACCATCTCGCCGGTGGCGTGCACCGGGTCCTGGGTGTGCGCGTCGAAGATGTAGCGCTCGGGGATCTGGGAGACCATCTTGCCGTCGGGGCCGATGATGTAGGACAGGGTGTCCCAGACCACGACGTCCTTGCCGGCGCTTGCCTCGATCTCCTTCGACGCCTCGACGTTGCCCTTGAGGGTCTGGACGATGGTGACCTTGTCGACCTTCCTGGGCTGCATTCCGCCGGTGTAGTCGAGGAGGGTCGCGTCCTTGGCCTCCAGGACCATCTCCTGGTACTGGTTCGGCGGGATCTTCGCCAGGCGCGGGTACGCGTACCAGCGCAGCAGCGGTGCGAGGGCCGCGCAGAACACGGCCAGGGCCAGCAGGACAAGGCTCGCTCTGCGTCGCACGGCCGGGCGCTCCTCTACTTTCCGGGCGCGGGGGGCGCGGTGGTGAGCAGGGGCTTGGGTGAGGTCTCGCCTTCGGGCACGCCGAAGGCCGTGATGGCGAACACGAGGGCCACCGCGGCCGTGAGGCCGATGACGGCGGCGGTGAATGCGCGCATGCCGGGCTCCGGAATCTGATGAGGCGTCAGAGTTGGGGCACCGTAGCAACGGGAGGGCGAGATGAGAACCGTCTCGCGGGGGCCGTGAGGGCGCGGCCTCCCGACCCCCTACCGGGTACGCGTCGCCGTCGGGCCCGGCGCGGGGCTGGAGCCGGGCTTCGCGGAGGCCGTGGGGCTGGGCGCGGGAGTGGGCCGGGCACTGGCGGTCGGGCTCGGGGACGGCTTCGGGGACGGGCTGCCCGTCGGGGTGGGGGTAGGGGTCGGTGTGGGAGTCGGGGTGGGGGTAGGGGTCGGTGTGGGAGTCGGGGTGGGCGTGGGAGTCGGAGTCGGGGTCGGCGTAGGCGTCGGCGTAGGCGTGGGAGCCGGGGTCGGCGTAGGCGTCGGCGTAGGCGTGGGAGTCGGCGTCGGCGTCGGCGTCGGGGACGGCTGCGGGGTGGGAGTCGGGGCCGGCGTGGGCGTAGGTGTGGGCGTAGGCCTCGGGTTCGGCTTCGCCGCCGGGACCGGCGCCGTGCCGCCGCCCGTGTCCGGGACCTCGTGGGTGCCCTTGAGGTAGTACGCGAACCAGGAGCGCACCGTCCGCAGGTACTCCGTCGACCGGTTGTAGGACAGCACGGCACGGTCCAGGTCCGCGTCGACGCGCAGGTCCCGGGTGCCCGCGCACAGGTAACGGGCGGCCGCGAGGGCCGCGTCGTGCACGTTGTTCGGGTTGCGCCGGCCGTCGCCGTCCGCGTCCTGGCCCCACGCCGCCCACGTGGAGGGGATGAACTGCATCGGTCCGACCGCCCGGTCGTACCGCGCGTCCCCGTCGTAGGCCCCGCCGTCGGTGTCCGCGATGTTCGCGAAGCCGTTGCCGTCGAGTACCGGGCCCAGGATCGGCCGCAGTGTGGTCCCGGCGGCGTCCACCTGCCCGCCGCGCGCCTGACCGGACTCCACCTTGCCGATGGCCGCGAGGAGTTGCCAGCGCAGGCCGCAGCCGGGATCGCTCCGCCCGACCGTCCGCTCCGCGTTCCGGTACGCCGCGAGCACGCTCGCCGGTATGCCCTGCGCGGCCGCGCCGACGGCGACCGCCGCCGCGGGCTGCGGCGCGGCAGCCTCTTCCCGGGGCCGGGCCTGCGGCGGCCCGCCCGGCTGCGGCACGGCCGGCGGCTCGGGGCTGACCAGCGGCGGGAGTTCGGTGAAGTACGACGAGTCGCCGCCGCTCGGGTCCGCCGGAAGGGGCCGCGCACCGCTCGCGTCCGACGCCGACACCGGGGCCGGGGCGACGGGCGACGGGCCGCGGGAGCCGGTCAGCGCCGCGGCCGTCAGTGCGCAGACCAGGGCGGCGGTGGCGCCCCGGTACAGCCTGTAGCGCCCGCGCCCGCCTGATATGGACGACATGAGCCGGACCCCTCCCCCTCGACGTCCGCGTGACCCTACGTCAACTGCCTTGAGAGAGCACGGACAGCGCACGGGGCTTCACCACATCCCCACGTCCATGTAGAGGTCACGCATACTGTCGGGACCCTTCGGGCGCATTGGCCCGAAGTAAAGGAACGTGCACGGAACGTCCCAGGAGAGGTGCCATGCCCTTCACTCTCAGCCATGCGGCCGCCGTGCTGCCGGCCGTCCGCCGGACGGGGCGGGCTCGGGGCCCCCTCGTGGCCTCGGCGCTCGTCCTCGGCTCCTTCGCGCCCGACACCTTCTACTTCACGGACGCGATCGTGGAGGGTGTCATGGCGTACGGCGCCTTCACGCACTCACTGCCCGGCGTACTCACCCTGGACGCGCTGCTCACCGCCGTGCTCGTGGGCTGCTGGCTGCTGCTGCGCGAGCCGCTGGTCGCCCTCCTGCCGCGTGCCCGGCAGGGCCGGGTGCACGCCTTCGCACGGGGTGAGCAATGGCGCGAGGGCCGCCGACTGCCCGCGCTGGCCGCCTGGTTCTACGTCTCGGCGGTCATCGGATCGCTCACGCACGTGGTGTGGGACAGCTTCACGCACATGGACCGCT
This DNA window, taken from Streptomyces sp. TN58, encodes the following:
- a CDS encoding lytic transglycosylase domain-containing protein, with translation MSSISGGRGRYRLYRGATAALVCALTAAALTGSRGPSPVAPAPVSASDASGARPLPADPSGGDSSYFTELPPLVSPEPPAVPQPGGPPQARPREEAAAPQPAAAVAVGAAAQGIPASVLAAYRNAERTVGRSDPGCGLRWQLLAAIGKVESGQARGGQVDAAGTTLRPILGPVLDGNGFANIADTDGGAYDGDARYDRAVGPMQFIPSTWAAWGQDADGDGRRNPNNVHDAALAAARYLCAGTRDLRVDADLDRAVLSYNRSTEYLRTVRSWFAYYLKGTHEVPDTGGGTAPVPAAKPNPRPTPTPTPTPAPTPTPQPSPTPTPTPTPTPTPTPTPTPAPTPTPTPTPTPTPTPTPTPTPTPTPTPTPTPTPTPTPTPTGSPSPKPSPSPTASARPTPAPSPTASAKPGSSPAPGPTATRTR
- a CDS encoding DUF3068 domain-containing protein — translated: MRRRASLVLLALAVFCAALAPLLRWYAYPRLAKIPPNQYQEMVLEAKDATLLDYTGGMQPRKVDKVTIVQTLKGNVEASKEIEASAGKDVVVWDTLSYIIGPDGKMVSQIPERYIFDAHTQDPVHATGEMVDGDAVKREGIEFKWPFFTEPRDYLYFDAQTRTSSPIHYVGPRRFKGMDVYYFEQTVPWTKVPMPKKMPIEGIDPATIEAATGTTLWYTAKVRFWVDPVTGAPVNAEQDIQQEMRGGIASGGPDGKLTAFAGHVTMREDYSDHTVDLVKANRTKVLALHTYAPAGLAAAGLALLGAALWLEARGRRTREEADGLSSA
- a CDS encoding SPW_0924 family protein, with the translated sequence MRAFTAAVIGLTAAVALVFAITAFGVPEGETSPKPLLTTAPPAPGK